In the candidate division TA06 bacterium genome, CTACAGACCCGGCACTGGGATCGTATGGTACGATACCATGTACGCAGGCGAGGGGGGCGTACAGGCTGTTTGCATTGGCGATGTCAACAATGACGGCGTAAATGAGATAGCTGTTTTAAACGGTAGCGCCACCGACGGCGGTCAGGCTCATTTGTCTATCTGGGCATATTCCGGCGGGGATATTTGGACTAATGTTTGGGATACAACATATTCGAGCCAGCGTTTTGGTGAGAGAGACCTAGCCATAGGCGATTGCGATAACGATGGTCAAAATGAATTGGTGGTCGGTTTTGACTGGTATGGCCGGTGCTTCCGAGTTTATGAACATACCGGAAGCAACAACTTTACGGAAAGTTTTAATAGCGGCTATATAAGCGATGTCCGCAGCGTTCAAGTGGCCGATTGCGACAATGACGGCAACAATGAAATATTAGTGGGCACGGCCAATTGGGGCACATGGGATGTCAGGGTCTATAAATGGAACGGCAGCGCCTACGCGTTGCAGTGGGATAGTCCGACCATTGGCCAGATGCATGCGGTATGCGGCGATGTTGACAACGACGGTTTGAACGAGATTGTTGCCGCTTCACATGGTGGTGACTGGCATCCGGATAGCGTCGGCATAAGGGTTTATAGATACAATGCCGGCACATATAATCTGCTTTGGCAAAGTCCCAAAATATTGGCCTGCGACGTGCAGATTGGCAACGCGTTGAATGTGAGTCCATCAAAAAACCAAATTCTCTTTAGCGCCGTTTGGTGGTCAGATGTCGCTTCAAGTTTTGACACTTGCAGCGCAGGCTGGGGCGTCTATGCATGGAATGGCGCTACTTTTGAGCTGAAATACTTCCACCAAACGG is a window encoding:
- a CDS encoding T9SS type A sorting domain-containing protein → MSKRFLPLFVLAILLSAQLCFAQSISKDVVPAANTARCFAVGNVDLSSANEIAIGESESFMWYDGNFPQYRRALYVYRPGTGIVWYDTMYAGEGGVQAVCIGDVNNDGVNEIAVLNGSATDGGQAHLSIWAYSGGDIWTNVWDTTYSSQRFGERDLAIGDCDNDGQNELVVGFDWYGRCFRVYEHTGSNNFTESFNSGYISDVRSVQVADCDNDGNNEILVGTANWGTWDVRVYKWNGSAYALQWDSPTIGQMHAVCGDVDNDGLNEIVAASHGGDWHPDSVGIRVYRYNAGTYNLLWQSPKILACDVQIGNALNVSPSKNQILFSAVWWSDVASSFDTCSAGWGVYAWNGATFELKYFHQTEPNHWESWVGIADADNDGISEIISAPGQIVLYQASGWTGVSSGSITPTRDAALFLNQNYPNPTQSFTTIAYSIPNNGFVKLNIYNALGQVVKSAVNEAKKAGNYKFTWNGINNDGQRVASGTYLYSLEVDGKATTKKMMILK